Below is a genomic region from Henckelia pumila isolate YLH828 chromosome 3, ASM3356847v2, whole genome shotgun sequence.
ATACCACACCCACTGAAAAATTTGTCTTGAATCCCAGAACAAAATGCTTTCTacgaaatattatatatattagcgAACAAATACATAACAAAAACGAAAACCTCAGGATAATTCATTACTCATGAATCTTAATTTCACTTagattttatattataataaacaTTCCACCACACTATATAGTACCCCAAAAAGACAATTTAAAGATCATAGTACAAAAACAAGAATAAACTCATGCGTAGCGAAGTGGCGGACAAATTCAGTCCCGTTTCCCTTGTTGCCTAAAAGACACGAAATGGAGAGATTATGTTTCCTAGGAAAAATATATGTATGAGAATTAGAACAATAATCATACCCGAGGAAATACATTGGGAATCCTTGGCTAGCTTACTgtaaaaaatatgtatatttataatcTATAACTTGAAATATCTATTGATCATATATTTTTGGATAATCtatcattttatttaatatatgacttacaataattaaaataataatgaaaattGAAAATGTTTTTTTCTCGCTTATACTCGTTCTAAGCTTGCTTAAACttgaaaaacacaaaaaaatatgcttttcaaatataataacaacaataatgaataaaaaaattatatgtaaaataaaaaaattgttctCTTCACTTAATGTTACCAGAAACTTCACAATGTTGCAGACCTCTTTTACATTACGTTGAATGCATTTTATAAACTCTTCCACGGCCAAAACCATTGTTCTAAAAAACGAGATTAAACGAGGATTAAATGAGATTAAACGTGAAACGTGATGAAAACGCTAAGATTCATGTAAAAACAGGAAAAAAACGGTCAACTCTAAGTTGATCATATTAAACGTGATTAAACGTGTTTAATCGAGATTAAACgtgatttttgtaaaaaaaattaattttttatttattttttaaataaattatattaatttaaaaatctcaaaataaaactattttcttcaaaatcaaataaataaatccagtcatatatttttcaaaacctttttcttcaaaatattttgtgttttgggtaatgtttaaaattttttatgcggTCTAGCCATAGATATTGCTAAAAATTatagttttgatattttttttgcttttaaacATTTGAAAAATTGTATGttactattaaatttattatatatgtgtgttatTTAGCCTATATATTGGTAATAgagaattaaaattttaataaaagctTGAAACATTTTTTCACGTTGAAACTTGTATTAAACACGTTTAAACTTGTGAAACTTAAAACTTAATTCGACATTTCGTCGCGTTTCACATTTTTTATAACCTTGCCAAAACCCACAATATTTGACATGATTGTGCTACTATATGTAAGAACACCCCACAAGATAtctattattaaaatatattatttgataattttaaaatcttaaaacaCTATTTCTCCATCTCAATTATATTAAAACTATATTCCCAAAAAAATCGATTAGTATAATAGTTGAAAATAAGCCAATCCAAACAGATCACCCACACGTTGTGTAATATGTAGTATTGTGGTTAGAATGAGTATAGATATGAAGGACAATAGGACGTAGTGGACATTTCTTCCCCAACCCCTTCCCCGATATAAAATTCATTGCCATCCTCGTCCAAATAAGTGAGTGGTCGATAAGAAAATTTATAGATCTGTGAACTTAGAAAGAcctatctcaaaaaaaaaattttaaaacccgAATATCAATAATGCAAAAAGAAATTATTATAAAAGAGAGTGAAATATCACTATTTGAACATCTTATACTATTCATTAGTAAATATCTTATTAGATCGTCTTACGGATCCATATTCGTGATATACGCCGACTTCTTCAATATCTaggataaaaatttatattttttcattaatCAATTGGAtaataaactcatttcaaaaAATGATTCGTGAAACGGTctcatcaaaatttttatattaatttatttattcattcaataaaCTTGAATAAAAAGCACCAATAAAATAGTGTCAACTtctattaatattaatttatgtaGGATCAAGCATGAGATTGCTTTCATAAAATGCCCTGACAACTGATCACCCGAAAGACCCTGTGAAACTTTATCTTCATTTGAATTGAgcattgaaattcaaatttatcgTTTTAAATTCCAGCAAtaaaaatccaaataacaaAATCCCCAATCTTCCTTCGACCACAAGCTAAACAATCTCACTCTCTTCCTTTCACCATGAACAAGAAAAGTGAAATCaagcattttttttatatagataaaaccataaaaaaataaaaaggcaCAAAAAATAATTTCGATGAAATTGGACGACTAAAATGTTGAAGAAAGGGGAAAATGTTTAAGAAATAGAAGGTCGGAAATTTCCTCGCGAAGGTGAGTCGTGTGGCAGTGGTGTTACTTGTTAGCCGATTTTTGTGTTACTATTATTTCTCCTCTCTTTATtctttttccattttttttaaattttcttattttgtggtcgaagatgaagatggaagccaagaaaaaattgaaactttttttaaaaaatgaatagTATGGAGAAATAAGAAAGAGGAGGCAGatcattaaaaaaacaaaaaaacaaacgtGAGTACAATTTTGTCATTACAAggacattcacaaaattaatcaataatattaaaatccTACCAAACAttatgtatcaatttataatattttatttattatccttttatttcaatttattatcTCTATTTTTTTATCAATCATTCATTTATCTAATCACCCGTAACAAGTGGTGTATTATtattaatcattttttaatttatctttGTATTTAATTACCTGATGAAGGTCATTTTTAGGATCATAAGTGAATCCGGGCCAATAAAGGTTGAGCCCACAAACTCTATATAAACCTATAAACAGATCACTTACTCTCCATTTAAAAGATAAGATCTCATTTACTCTGTTCGTGATGCATTACCTTCTTATTAAGATTCGTATGAGCAACATTTGTAGTCCGACATTCCCCCTTTACCCTAAATTTCGTGACTTAAATGACGGTTTTATTTTGCTACGTCACTCCATGAATTTTCTTAGAGCATGTTTAATggtgtaaataaaaaaaatagtaaaattttatgttatcccCACCCAAGACATCTATTTCTATTACATACCTAaaagtataaataaataaacagtaAAGTTTTTCAATTATAAATTAACTTTACCCTTTTATTCTGCAATATTGtatcaaaactaaaaaaatataagGATAATGTAAAAGTAAAATACTAGTTACAGTATAGgagtaataatatattttatatataaatacaaaacACATTCATTAGTTTTTAAtccaaataataaattaatattgaccgataaaataaattataaatagaggtatctatttatattttttttacggcaagtatctatttatatttttaataatatatattaagttattaaatttaatttttgatgtTATCCCCACCCaataaagattttaaaaaataaaatagattttattatataaacaaATTGTCACCGAGTACGACGTATGTGCTATTTACTAAgatcataaaatacatgcatttaaAGGAACAAAATGGACATTTAATACCACCACGCTGTCAGAAAATCTAGTTAACCTTTCTTGCAATTTCTTCTTGTCATCAACCGAAATGGCCTGTTTAGTTGTATCTGCAATTTTGCACTGATAATAAGTGTTCAACCTAACGCTTTTGATAcctaaactttaaaaaaatgtgACATAACTAATCCTTAATTACCACTAATTATATGGTTAAACTAAATGAAATGTATTCGTGATACTTGACAAAAAATGTTTATAAAAACTACTCGTTTCAAAGCATACCATCTTTATCTGGGCATTGATGTTTCCCTTTCCACCAGCTCCATCaattattattgttttattaaaGGATATGATTAtctaaaagaaaggaaaaaatatGAGTAAAACCGATAATATAATTCGTAACTAAGGAAAGTAATTAACAACTAAAACTTACCCTTCGACATGTTCCCAACATTTTGGCCTTAACTTTCTCTAGGTTCGTCACAAGCTTGCTCTGTGTCACAATGACTAGATATTTCAAATCAGATTTTCGGTGCTCCCCACAGCctagatttaatttttataataatgaaaaaatcaattatcTCAATCAAGTGATTAATAGATTTATTAAACAGTATAACTACCTTCATCCCAACATGAAATTtggggctaattgcatccacaccccctgtgaaaagtttAAAAAGCATAAAATcccttaaaaaatattaataggctaatgcatccctcagttttttaaaatgtagcacatttcacccctatgttatacaaactcgggcacatttataccctctcataggggtttttatgctaatttttttaaaatataggatctaacatgctattaattttacacatggggttttatgccttttagacttttcacagggggtgtggatgcaattagcccatCAAATCTGTTAGTATAAAGAATTTCAAGCAAATCATCGTCCAATTGTACAGTAAAAACCACGAGTGGACTTTTCTTCTTCATAACACAAGAAGTATAAGAAAACAAGAACCAATGAATTAAGACAGAAAAAATTATTATGAGAAAACAAGAACAACCAATGActtaagaaaaaaatttatttattccatcattaattattatatagtcAATCTTCTTCCAAAGATTTAGTCCGGCCAAAATCGGTAATTTTAGTATTCATCTAGTTGTCTAGTAAAATATTGGATGGCTTGGGATCTTTATGGATTATCTGTGATCCTAAATCTTAATGAAGATACCGTAGTCCTCGAGCAATTCCCACGATGATCTTGAACATGTGATTCCACTGAAGTTGGATTCGTCGTGCTTCATCTGTACATGTgtagaaataatttaaaaatagacCCCCTACCCAATCTAAAATTCATTCTCATCCTCGTCCAAGTAATCGCATTTTCAGATCGGGGATTCACTGTCCTCATCTCAATAGGAATTATCTCTATCTCCCCACCTATCAGGTTCTATTTAATTGAAAAATCTCCATCTCACCCCCCGCCCATACTCGGTTCTTTACAATTGGATAATCTCATTTCtgattctaaaaatattttatatatcctAGAAGGCCTTACGAGCAGCCTAAACATAGTGAATGGTCGAtaagaaaatttataaatatgtgAACGTAAAAGACCTACCTCAAAAAATTGTTTGAAAAACCGAATATCAATAATGCAAAAAAAAGTTATTATAAAAGAGAGTGAAATATCACTATTTGAACATCTTATACTATTCATTAGTAAATATCTTATTAGACCGTCTTACGGATTCATATTCGTGAGATACGCCGACTTCGTCAATATCTAAAGtacaaatttatattttgttattaatCAATTGGATAATAAACTCATCTCAAAAAATGATTCGTGAGACGGTCTTATCAAAGTTAGTGTACAAattctgattggtccaaaatgatgacgtggaccaatAAGAAGATGACATGTATGCAGTTGGacgaaaaaacaataaaaatgcaaagttagtgtaccaaaacccacatcgaaaaaattaatggatcaaaatccaaaaaaaGTAAAGTTACTgaatcaaaaaatttatttttttttctattaatattaatttatgtaGGATCAAGCATGAGATTGTTTTCATAAAATTCCCTGACAACTCGTCACCCGAAAGACCTGTGATAATTTATCTTCATTTGAATTGAGTATTGAAATACCaaatttatccttttaaattccagcattaaaaatttaaataacaaaatccCCAATCTTCCTTCGACCACAAACTAAACTATCTCACACTCCTCCTTTGACCATGAACAAGCACAGTAAAATCAAGCATTTGTTTATAGAttgttgggaaatttagttttggtatttacaaaAGAAAGCCAAACTAATTGAGCAACCAAAAAGAGCTAAACTGATATTGAGAACTAAATGATGTCACTATCAACAACCGTATGGCTAAGGGATGCAGTTTACTTCGCTAAACTGAATCGCTAAACTGAATCCCCAAACTGATGACGTCACTATCAATGACCGCGCTCAACTGGCGAAGGGATGCAAATCAGTTTACCTCGCTAAACTGAATCCATCAGTTTACCCACAACAGTTTACTACCTTACTATTTCTGGATAAGATCATCCGTACTCTGACAAAATCTGCAGAAGGAAGTGACGCGATACTAAGGGCAATGTCGGCTCAAGAATTCGTTGGTGAaagtgacaaatccaacgggaataatttaAAACTTATCGAAAGAATTCAAATTGGATTTATGACCGTTGAAAATCCAaagggtataaatagagatcttgatcGATCAATACAGCCACTTCACGCGAAAACGCTCTGCTATTTTACAAGAGTATTCAAAGCATCAAAAGCTAAAGATTTGATCAAGGAACTCGAAGTACAAACGCTCAAGTGTTATTCTGATCATTGAAGGATCGATTTTTGTGCTAAAagattttgagttgtattcattCTATTATAtcatcagtctaggactgaaactgaAGTTTTGTACTAGGaattcttgtttaggcagtgtctaagtcctaaatcggattgggtttgtacaaattacttgtatcactacaagaaaaacggctaaagataacgcttttttcgcgttgttaatgttcccaaaaaagcgttgtcgtagccagtgttgtaaaaaaccatggtcaaagacaacgcggaaaaagcgttgtcgtttctgaaaaagacaacgcttaaaaagcgttgttgtatctaacaacgacaacgctttttaagcattgtcttttataaaaagcgttgttgttttTGGAAGAGACAACGTTTTTTAAGCGTCATTGTatttggaaaagacaacgcttaaaaaaagcgttgtctttaccagaaaagacaacgctttttaaaagcgttgtcgtttttaaaacataaaacaaaaaaaattaaatcacaaattttcaatattataaatcactcaaaattcaaaaatttctaaaataaaatttagtataaaatcttccaatattataaatcattcaaataaaaaaataatcgaattctaaatTAATGAACACTAGGAAAAAACTATGCATTAATCTCGAAAAACTTTGATTCCTTCCTTCAGCATATGTTACCGTCCCAAGCTTTCATAAAAGCAGCAACAATttcttttcctttaatttgtatctccatactgtaaattattaaaaataaaaacaaacataaaacaaatatgaatagatTAAAATGGAAAGTAAACTTAAACACTTATTTATCAGTAAAAGAACATGAATTTAAATAGCAtagaatattaattattaatgaaTTAATACCTGTAATAACAGCCATAATGCCCAGGTTACATTGGAAAGCATCATGAGGAAGACACCTTTAATCCAAGTATCAGCGGCAGGATCTTCGCCTCGTCGCATTTCATGAATGCGACTACTGATCAAGTGATGGTGCACCAGTAGTTTCAAGAGAGGCCCTTTGAAGAAAGCAATAGTCGCTACTCCGGCAATGCATAGACTTAGTCCTCCAAATTTCATTATCCCACCAATTGTCCTTAGTTTTATGTTTTCCATCCTGTCATGATGAGATTATAGTTCatgtattaattattaatttttgttttaaacagGGCCAGGaatcattaaattaaatagcTAGGAATGATAACAAGTGATTTCTTATACATAATCGAATTATTTTTCTTGTATTTCCATTCCCTCGAAAAATTTTGCTATAATTAAATTAGAATATTTTTTCGTAATTAACTTTAATTACCTTAATAGAACAACAAGAAAGAAAGTAATAACAGGATGAGTATTTGAAGAAGCAGCTCCCAAAGATGCGGATGTATATTTCAAAGCTACACCAACAATGTTTAAGCTCATCGTGATCCTGCAAATTATTAATTATCCAACtcattaaatataattaatatctATGTAGTATGTATGAACAaccatatttaatttaaaacactAAAAGGATCAAACAAAATCATaattatgagaacaaaaaaacacttaattcatgatttttatatatattcttgTTTAATTACCaccaaaaaaaattgtaattacCATTCTGAAACATATGACGCACGTACCCAATCAGTGAAAGTAGGAATATCTTGATCGTCAGGGAAAAAGATAGAGGTGGAGCACTTTTCCTGAAAGTAAAATCAAatcatttggaaaaaaaaacaaaagaatcaaaatcaaaatcaaattcaCGGTTATGATTGAAGTTTTAGGCATCGAACTAATACAACTTTGttaatatgcatgattattttatatattgccATTCAGCTCTAGCATCGAGCAAGCCAGCATCTCTTCAATGGCCTCTCATTTCTGAAGGTCTAGGGTAGTGTTCTGGGGAATCTCTTCTAAAACTGAGTTTTACAAAAAAATGGAATTTTTCTAAAACAGGAGCTCGAGATCCTGGAGATGATATCGAGATGGAGTTGAGAAATTTTCAGACACACAAAAACAGCATAAGAAATTATACCCCGCAGATGGCTATCTATAAAAAATTTCACGTAAATCGTGGATATTTTAGTCAGGAATACCAGCTGCGTATATTGTATGATTATGTTGTTACAAATGTTCATTACAGCCACATAATTACCGAATCGATTAAAAAGAAAAATCGCCTCATCAAGTGAAACAAACGTCAACCCAGAATCAACATCAATAATAAAACACAAGTGCGTGAATAACACAACACGTACCTTTTGCTTTTCAGCATCGATATACTCATTGACACCAGGAATCGACCtcataaaatagaaatagaaataaataaatgtagTCAACAATTACGAGAATGcacaaacaaaaatcaaaggatAAGAAAAATTACTGAAGTCAACAATTACGAGAACGCACAATCCAGCATCTCTTCAATGGCTAAGACAGACCTCTCATTTCTGAAGGTCAGCTTCCTTTTGAAGATCGAACTATGCAGCTATTGATAAATAGTGATTCATGATAGGAAATATCTGTATAAtgaatttttacaaaaaaaaaatcaaacacttgTGCAAGTTTTTGAAGAAGAACTATTAATATAAGGTAAAGTCACCTGAGTTCTCCAGTTATGAATATTGTGTTCCCCAAACCCCTTTAAAGGCATTACAACTGTGACCCTCGGCAACTTGATCTGATTAGAAAATGCTCCAGGTCATTATTGTCATAACAAAGAAAAGCAATTCACATCTAGCTTATTTGATATTCTCAAGGAAAAAAACAGGATCCTGGAAGCAAGGGAAAGACATACATTTCTTCATCAAGAGCCAAATTTATGCTTCATGCACTATAGTCTAATTTGTTGATTTGTACATGTATATATTTACACTATGGGGACGTCAAGGTATAACGATGAACTACACCTCATCATTTGTATGTATATCCATTTGTATGTATATCCACATTCCAAGCACTACACCTCATCATTTAATTCACGAACTAACCAATTTTGCAGATTCCTAAGCACTACACCTCATCATTTGTATGTATATCCACATTCCAACAAATTTATGTGCCATAATTTAAGACCTTCTACTCGAGACAAAGTTAAATTTTCAAATGAAATTGATCAAAAATTAGTGAGGGATAAACACagggaaaaataaaaagaaaaagaaaacataAGTTTTGCAATTGTATTATTCATGCTTGCATGAAACAGACCAAATCAAGACAGGCAACAAAACATGAAACCCGCTTCTTTAGAATTTGAGACAAAAAAACTCACCTATCCAGCGTTGAgtcagcaaaaaaaaaaaggatcaaAAACCTGTGACGAGTCGAAGAAGCTGTGGAAGATCTCAATCCTGTACGTAAGAACTGGAATCAAGCTTATAATGTCGAAACTCAAAGTAAAGAAGGctgaaacaaaacaacagccatACTCACCTTAAATGCCAATAACATCCATATCAGGAAAATCATTTTCAAGGAAGTCTAAGAAATTCTGGACACCTTTCAAAACCATGTTCATCCCCATGGCATCACCTGTGCTGCAACTAAATCTAATTCACATATTTTTCCCCGTGGTAGCACACTAGATTCTAAAGAGTCTTGCAAATCTACTCGACATGGTCCAACATTGAAAATGCATACATTTTCAGTAACAGAATCGAGTTCAATGCATATAACCATATCAAACAAGAGCAACTTAACAAAGCAAGGCTTTGGCGTCAAGATTACGTACGGAGTGGAACCACCAACTCAAGAAAATGTAATCAATATCAGAGCATCGTATTATGTACGGAGTGGAAAAAAAGAGAATGTCAGTAAGAACCACCAACTCAAGAAAATGCAAGCAATATCAGCAAGATTAGAAAAGTTCAAAGTATTTAGcaatgttaattaatttttggaattcAAAATGGGAAATTAGAACAAAAAAGCTTCAATAGTTTAAATGAATGGAGCCTTTCCCTGGGTATTCATAAAAAAACACCAGCAACAGAAAAAAGGTTTTCCACGCCTCACTTGCcatgaaaatgacaaaaaaatttacaattccGACAAATTCTATTGGTATGTACGGATGTACCTACTCCACAGGACAAGAACTCAATCTCTGTAAAATCATCATGCAGAAACATACACAACGCC
It encodes:
- the LOC140892580 gene encoding WAT1-related protein At5g64700-like, whose product is MSISMLKSKRKSAPPLSFSLTIKIFLLSLIGITMSLNIVGVALKYTSASLGAASSNTHPVITFFLVVLLRMENIKLRTIGGIMKFGGLSLCIAGVATIAFFKGPLLKLLVHHHLISSRIHEMRRGEDPAADTWIKGVFLMMLSNVTWALWLLLQYGDTN